The Pectinophora gossypiella chromosome 15, ilPecGoss1.1, whole genome shotgun sequence genome has a window encoding:
- the LOC126373123 gene encoding histone acetyltransferase Tip60 isoform X8, with amino-acid sequence MHENDDDLTTFCDSAAALVEGCRLPVRMQGGDDWPLAEIISIKENRGQRGYYVHYVDFNKRLDEWVGESWLDTRKVQFPRRDGAPSAGTTTPKKTHIGSGDDSVCNDIPKSSGNSQPTVKSQEKVNFNALNGSAHKNTPAGLVEPRQLVSRPASPTLGHDSSSLVNGGAVLAAALQKKMSRKRKANSLDIEKEKPIPVQVESVGEDEAPSGAATPTTRPRQSGSLVAHGHDDLVTRMKNIEMIELGKHRIRPWYFAPYPQEMVNLPCIYICEFCLKYRKSKKCLERHLIKCKLKHPPGNEIYRKGSISFFEIDGRKNKCYAQNLCLLAKLFLDHKTLYYDTDPFLFYVMTEFDTRGFHIVGYFSKEKESTEDYNVACILTLPPYQRKGYGKLLIEFSYELSKFEGKTGSPEKPLSDLGLLSYRSYWAQTILDILMHMKPVGDNEKPIITINEICEMTSIKKEDVISTLQNLNLINYYKGQYIISVNQETIQQHEKAMEKRMLRIDPKCLHWTPKDWSKRAKCV; translated from the exons ATGCACGAAAATGACGACGATCTCACAACATTTTGTGACTCGGCG GCTGCTTTGGTGGAGGGATGTCGCTTGCCCGTGCGGATGCAAGGCGGAGACGACTGGCCTCTGGCTGAGATTATAAGCATCAAAGAAAACCGTGGACAGAGAGGATACTATGTCCACTATGTGGATT TCAACAAACGTCTGGACGAGTGGGTTGGCGAGTCATGGCTGGACACTCGCAAAGTGCAGTTCCCGCGGCGGGATGGAGCCCCCTCCGCTGGCACCACCACACCAAAGAAGACCCATATCGGATCAGGAG ATGATAGTGTCTGCAACGATATTCCGAAGTCTAGTGGCAATAGCCAACCAACAGTCAAATCACAGGAAAAAGTCAATTTTAATGCACTCAATGGCTCAGCACATAAAAATACACCTG CTGGCCTCGTGGAGCCCCGTCAGCTGGTGTCCCGACCAGCGAGCCCTACGCTGGGGCACGACTCCTCGTCGCTGGTCAACGGAGGCGCCGTGCTGGCCGCCGCGCTGCAGAAGAAGATGAGCAGGAAACGGAAAGCTAATTCTTTGGATATTGAG AAAGAGAAACCAATTCCCGTTCAGGTGGAAAGTGTGGGCGAAGATGAGGCTCCGAGCGGTGCTGCCACGCCCACCACACGGCCGAGGCAGTCAGGGAGCCTAGTGGCTCACGGTCACGATGATCTAGTCACACGAATGAAGAATATTGAAATGATAGAGCTGGGCAAGCATCGGATACGACCGTGGTACTTCGCTCCTTATCCACAG GAAATGGTCAACTTACCTTGTATCTACATTTGtgaattttgtttaaaatacagGAAGAGTAAAAAGTGTTTGGAACGACATTTG ATAAAATGCAAGCTAAAACACCCTCCAGGCAACGAGATATACCGTAAGGGCAGTATATCGTTTTTTGAGATAGATGGTAGGAAGAACAAATGCTACGCACAGAACCTCTGTCTACTCGCCAAACTGTTCTTAGACCACAAGACGTTGTACTACGACACTGATCCGTTCCTCTTCTATGTTATGACAGAATTTGACACAAGAG GATTTCACATAGTAGGCTATTTTTCAAAGGAGAAAGAGAGTACGGAAGACTACAATGTAGCGTGTATATTGACTCTACCGCCGTATCAGAGGAAGGGATACGGGAAGCTTTTAATTGAATTTA GTTATGAATTGTCCAAGTTCGAGGGCAAGACGGGATCTCCCGAGAAGCCCCTGTCGGACCTCGGGCTGCTGTCGTACCGCAGCTACTGGGCCCAGACCATACTGGACATCCTCATGCACATGAAGCCAGTGGGCGACAACGAAAAACctattattactattaa TGAAATCTGCGAGATGACTAGTATAAAGAAAGAAGACGTTATAAGCACGCTGCAGAATTTGAACCTCATCAACTATTACAAAGGCCAATACATCATCTCAGTCAATCAG GAAACTATACAGCAACACGAAAAGGCGATGGAGAAACGAATGCTGCGCATCGACCCCAAATGTCTGCATTGGACGCCCAAAGATTGGTCCAAACGCGCGAAATG TGTTTGA
- the LOC126373123 gene encoding histone acetyltransferase Tip60 isoform X10, whose translation MHENDDDLTTFCDSAAALVEGCRLPVRMQGGDDWPLAEIISIKENRGQRGYYVHYVDFNKRLDEWVGESWLDTRKVQFPRRDGAPSAGTTTPKKTHIGSGAGLVEPRQLVSRPASPTLGHDSSSLVNGGAVLAAALQKKMSRKRKANSLDIEKEKPIPVQVESVGEDEAPSGAATPTTRPRQSGSLVAHGHDDLVTRMKNIEMIELGKHRIRPWYFAPYPQEMVNLPCIYICEFCLKYRKSKKCLERHLIKCKLKHPPGNEIYRKGSISFFEIDGRKNKCYAQNLCLLAKLFLDHKTLYYDTDPFLFYVMTEFDTRGFHIVGYFSKEKESTEDYNVACILTLPPYQRKGYGKLLIEFSYELSKFEGKTGSPEKPLSDLGLLSYRSYWAQTILDILMHMKPVGDNEKPIITINEICEMTSIKKEDVISTLQNLNLINYYKGQYIISVNQETIQQHEKAMEKRMLRIDPKCLHWTPKDWSKRAKCV comes from the exons ATGCACGAAAATGACGACGATCTCACAACATTTTGTGACTCGGCG GCTGCTTTGGTGGAGGGATGTCGCTTGCCCGTGCGGATGCAAGGCGGAGACGACTGGCCTCTGGCTGAGATTATAAGCATCAAAGAAAACCGTGGACAGAGAGGATACTATGTCCACTATGTGGATT TCAACAAACGTCTGGACGAGTGGGTTGGCGAGTCATGGCTGGACACTCGCAAAGTGCAGTTCCCGCGGCGGGATGGAGCCCCCTCCGCTGGCACCACCACACCAAAGAAGACCCATATCGGATCAGGAG CTGGCCTCGTGGAGCCCCGTCAGCTGGTGTCCCGACCAGCGAGCCCTACGCTGGGGCACGACTCCTCGTCGCTGGTCAACGGAGGCGCCGTGCTGGCCGCCGCGCTGCAGAAGAAGATGAGCAGGAAACGGAAAGCTAATTCTTTGGATATTGAG AAAGAGAAACCAATTCCCGTTCAGGTGGAAAGTGTGGGCGAAGATGAGGCTCCGAGCGGTGCTGCCACGCCCACCACACGGCCGAGGCAGTCAGGGAGCCTAGTGGCTCACGGTCACGATGATCTAGTCACACGAATGAAGAATATTGAAATGATAGAGCTGGGCAAGCATCGGATACGACCGTGGTACTTCGCTCCTTATCCACAG GAAATGGTCAACTTACCTTGTATCTACATTTGtgaattttgtttaaaatacagGAAGAGTAAAAAGTGTTTGGAACGACATTTG ATAAAATGCAAGCTAAAACACCCTCCAGGCAACGAGATATACCGTAAGGGCAGTATATCGTTTTTTGAGATAGATGGTAGGAAGAACAAATGCTACGCACAGAACCTCTGTCTACTCGCCAAACTGTTCTTAGACCACAAGACGTTGTACTACGACACTGATCCGTTCCTCTTCTATGTTATGACAGAATTTGACACAAGAG GATTTCACATAGTAGGCTATTTTTCAAAGGAGAAAGAGAGTACGGAAGACTACAATGTAGCGTGTATATTGACTCTACCGCCGTATCAGAGGAAGGGATACGGGAAGCTTTTAATTGAATTTA GTTATGAATTGTCCAAGTTCGAGGGCAAGACGGGATCTCCCGAGAAGCCCCTGTCGGACCTCGGGCTGCTGTCGTACCGCAGCTACTGGGCCCAGACCATACTGGACATCCTCATGCACATGAAGCCAGTGGGCGACAACGAAAAACctattattactattaa TGAAATCTGCGAGATGACTAGTATAAAGAAAGAAGACGTTATAAGCACGCTGCAGAATTTGAACCTCATCAACTATTACAAAGGCCAATACATCATCTCAGTCAATCAG GAAACTATACAGCAACACGAAAAGGCGATGGAGAAACGAATGCTGCGCATCGACCCCAAATGTCTGCATTGGACGCCCAAAGATTGGTCCAAACGCGCGAAATG TGTTTGA
- the LOC126373123 gene encoding histone acetyltransferase Tip60 isoform X9, which translates to MHENDDDLTTFCDSAAALVEGCRLPVRMQGGDDWPLAEIISIKENRGQRGYYVHYVDFNKRLDEWVGESWLDTRKVQFPRRDGAPSAGTTTPKKTHIGSGGGVMPNFLTGLVEPRQLVSRPASPTLGHDSSSLVNGGAVLAAALQKKMSRKRKANSLDIEKEKPIPVQVESVGEDEAPSGAATPTTRPRQSGSLVAHGHDDLVTRMKNIEMIELGKHRIRPWYFAPYPQEMVNLPCIYICEFCLKYRKSKKCLERHLIKCKLKHPPGNEIYRKGSISFFEIDGRKNKCYAQNLCLLAKLFLDHKTLYYDTDPFLFYVMTEFDTRGFHIVGYFSKEKESTEDYNVACILTLPPYQRKGYGKLLIEFSYELSKFEGKTGSPEKPLSDLGLLSYRSYWAQTILDILMHMKPVGDNEKPIITINEICEMTSIKKEDVISTLQNLNLINYYKGQYIISVNQETIQQHEKAMEKRMLRIDPKCLHWTPKDWSKRAKCV; encoded by the exons ATGCACGAAAATGACGACGATCTCACAACATTTTGTGACTCGGCG GCTGCTTTGGTGGAGGGATGTCGCTTGCCCGTGCGGATGCAAGGCGGAGACGACTGGCCTCTGGCTGAGATTATAAGCATCAAAGAAAACCGTGGACAGAGAGGATACTATGTCCACTATGTGGATT TCAACAAACGTCTGGACGAGTGGGTTGGCGAGTCATGGCTGGACACTCGCAAAGTGCAGTTCCCGCGGCGGGATGGAGCCCCCTCCGCTGGCACCACCACACCAAAGAAGACCCATATCGGATCAGGAGGTGGCGTCATGCCTAATTTTCTTA CTGGCCTCGTGGAGCCCCGTCAGCTGGTGTCCCGACCAGCGAGCCCTACGCTGGGGCACGACTCCTCGTCGCTGGTCAACGGAGGCGCCGTGCTGGCCGCCGCGCTGCAGAAGAAGATGAGCAGGAAACGGAAAGCTAATTCTTTGGATATTGAG AAAGAGAAACCAATTCCCGTTCAGGTGGAAAGTGTGGGCGAAGATGAGGCTCCGAGCGGTGCTGCCACGCCCACCACACGGCCGAGGCAGTCAGGGAGCCTAGTGGCTCACGGTCACGATGATCTAGTCACACGAATGAAGAATATTGAAATGATAGAGCTGGGCAAGCATCGGATACGACCGTGGTACTTCGCTCCTTATCCACAG GAAATGGTCAACTTACCTTGTATCTACATTTGtgaattttgtttaaaatacagGAAGAGTAAAAAGTGTTTGGAACGACATTTG ATAAAATGCAAGCTAAAACACCCTCCAGGCAACGAGATATACCGTAAGGGCAGTATATCGTTTTTTGAGATAGATGGTAGGAAGAACAAATGCTACGCACAGAACCTCTGTCTACTCGCCAAACTGTTCTTAGACCACAAGACGTTGTACTACGACACTGATCCGTTCCTCTTCTATGTTATGACAGAATTTGACACAAGAG GATTTCACATAGTAGGCTATTTTTCAAAGGAGAAAGAGAGTACGGAAGACTACAATGTAGCGTGTATATTGACTCTACCGCCGTATCAGAGGAAGGGATACGGGAAGCTTTTAATTGAATTTA GTTATGAATTGTCCAAGTTCGAGGGCAAGACGGGATCTCCCGAGAAGCCCCTGTCGGACCTCGGGCTGCTGTCGTACCGCAGCTACTGGGCCCAGACCATACTGGACATCCTCATGCACATGAAGCCAGTGGGCGACAACGAAAAACctattattactattaa TGAAATCTGCGAGATGACTAGTATAAAGAAAGAAGACGTTATAAGCACGCTGCAGAATTTGAACCTCATCAACTATTACAAAGGCCAATACATCATCTCAGTCAATCAG GAAACTATACAGCAACACGAAAAGGCGATGGAGAAACGAATGCTGCGCATCGACCCCAAATGTCTGCATTGGACGCCCAAAGATTGGTCCAAACGCGCGAAATG TGTTTGA
- the LOC126373123 gene encoding histone acetyltransferase Tip60 isoform X2, producing the protein MHENDDDLTTFCDSAAALVEGCRLPVRMQGGDDWPLAEIISIKENRGQRGYYVHYVDFNKRLDEWVGESWLDTRKVQFPRRDGAPSAGTTTPKKTHIGSGGGVMPNFLNDSVCNDIPKSSGNSQPTVKSQEKVNFNALNGSAHKNTPAGLVEPRQLVSRPASPTLGHDSSSLVNGGAVLAAALQKKMSRKRKANSLDIEKEKPIPVQVESVGEDEAPSGAATPTTRPRQSGSLVAHGHDDLVTRMKNIEMIELGKHRIRPWYFAPYPQEMVNLPCIYICEFCLKYRKSKKCLERHLIKCKLKHPPGNEIYRKGSISFFEIDGRKNKCYAQNLCLLAKLFLDHKTLYYDTDPFLFYVMTEFDTRGFHIVGYFSKEKESTEDYNVACILTLPPYQRKGYGKLLIEFSYELSKFEGKTGSPEKPLSDLGLLSYRSYWAQTILDILMHMKPVGDNEKPIITINEICEMTSIKKEDVISTLQNLNLINYYKGQYIISVNQETIQQHEKAMEKRMLRIDPKCLHWTPKDWSKRAKCV; encoded by the exons ATGCACGAAAATGACGACGATCTCACAACATTTTGTGACTCGGCG GCTGCTTTGGTGGAGGGATGTCGCTTGCCCGTGCGGATGCAAGGCGGAGACGACTGGCCTCTGGCTGAGATTATAAGCATCAAAGAAAACCGTGGACAGAGAGGATACTATGTCCACTATGTGGATT TCAACAAACGTCTGGACGAGTGGGTTGGCGAGTCATGGCTGGACACTCGCAAAGTGCAGTTCCCGCGGCGGGATGGAGCCCCCTCCGCTGGCACCACCACACCAAAGAAGACCCATATCGGATCAGGAGGTGGCGTCATGCCTAATTTTCTTA ATGATAGTGTCTGCAACGATATTCCGAAGTCTAGTGGCAATAGCCAACCAACAGTCAAATCACAGGAAAAAGTCAATTTTAATGCACTCAATGGCTCAGCACATAAAAATACACCTG CTGGCCTCGTGGAGCCCCGTCAGCTGGTGTCCCGACCAGCGAGCCCTACGCTGGGGCACGACTCCTCGTCGCTGGTCAACGGAGGCGCCGTGCTGGCCGCCGCGCTGCAGAAGAAGATGAGCAGGAAACGGAAAGCTAATTCTTTGGATATTGAG AAAGAGAAACCAATTCCCGTTCAGGTGGAAAGTGTGGGCGAAGATGAGGCTCCGAGCGGTGCTGCCACGCCCACCACACGGCCGAGGCAGTCAGGGAGCCTAGTGGCTCACGGTCACGATGATCTAGTCACACGAATGAAGAATATTGAAATGATAGAGCTGGGCAAGCATCGGATACGACCGTGGTACTTCGCTCCTTATCCACAG GAAATGGTCAACTTACCTTGTATCTACATTTGtgaattttgtttaaaatacagGAAGAGTAAAAAGTGTTTGGAACGACATTTG ATAAAATGCAAGCTAAAACACCCTCCAGGCAACGAGATATACCGTAAGGGCAGTATATCGTTTTTTGAGATAGATGGTAGGAAGAACAAATGCTACGCACAGAACCTCTGTCTACTCGCCAAACTGTTCTTAGACCACAAGACGTTGTACTACGACACTGATCCGTTCCTCTTCTATGTTATGACAGAATTTGACACAAGAG GATTTCACATAGTAGGCTATTTTTCAAAGGAGAAAGAGAGTACGGAAGACTACAATGTAGCGTGTATATTGACTCTACCGCCGTATCAGAGGAAGGGATACGGGAAGCTTTTAATTGAATTTA GTTATGAATTGTCCAAGTTCGAGGGCAAGACGGGATCTCCCGAGAAGCCCCTGTCGGACCTCGGGCTGCTGTCGTACCGCAGCTACTGGGCCCAGACCATACTGGACATCCTCATGCACATGAAGCCAGTGGGCGACAACGAAAAACctattattactattaa TGAAATCTGCGAGATGACTAGTATAAAGAAAGAAGACGTTATAAGCACGCTGCAGAATTTGAACCTCATCAACTATTACAAAGGCCAATACATCATCTCAGTCAATCAG GAAACTATACAGCAACACGAAAAGGCGATGGAGAAACGAATGCTGCGCATCGACCCCAAATGTCTGCATTGGACGCCCAAAGATTGGTCCAAACGCGCGAAATG TGTTTGA